A region of Myxococcus stipitatus DSM 14675 DNA encodes the following proteins:
- a CDS encoding FHA domain-containing protein: protein MLPLVIRIKGLDAQAPTEKQYVFRHSPVRIGRNQLNDVSIPKTFVSLFHALVRFDQKAMYVVDLGSTNGVSIDGRRIDKNVQVKVNEETLVSIGTLEMRLSREAVVGDGQSQMTQFRALTTLMDPGEGTPSSFKPTPVQGRAQVVATALLPALGSIPSLQDDDEEEMGASRTQLMPALEEGELGAEDDGQRTQISSIPRVEEPVARPAVPSIIQRRHRTPESVRVVPPGVGGVHASIQQLVPLYTAYRNAWQALHAAMVKQGEGLAENERPSLVGQIQRRLSGVVHEPQFGEFARSLGVSVPQSSGGTSSGVSMAGVQGAPPRLDVMARELLGQFVRSYLPGSKGLESGSDIDRFLERLAGVLETFGRAFVELRQGHDQFGQEMAVAMVRDVTPLSKSKNTREVLRYLLDWKAADGAERVQELKSGFGDVMIHQIALLNGMREGVRALLQRLSQGGEEGEGSSLSKMWPFGASKRLKWLEEEIRRLSEEERELTKALFGQEFAKAYHAIVGDAANKGSDGEVSVVSKRRERES, encoded by the coding sequence GTGTTGCCCCTCGTCATCCGAATCAAGGGCCTGGACGCGCAGGCGCCGACTGAGAAGCAGTACGTCTTCCGGCACTCGCCCGTCCGCATCGGCCGTAACCAGCTCAACGACGTCTCCATCCCCAAGACGTTCGTCTCGCTCTTCCACGCGCTCGTCCGGTTCGACCAGAAGGCCATGTATGTGGTGGACCTGGGCTCGACGAACGGGGTGAGCATCGACGGCCGCCGCATCGACAAGAATGTTCAAGTGAAAGTGAACGAGGAGACGCTTGTCTCCATCGGCACCCTTGAGATGCGCTTGTCGCGAGAGGCGGTGGTGGGGGATGGCCAGTCGCAGATGACGCAGTTCCGGGCGCTGACGACGCTCATGGACCCCGGAGAGGGGACGCCGTCGAGCTTCAAGCCGACGCCGGTGCAGGGGCGGGCGCAGGTGGTGGCCACGGCGCTGTTGCCCGCGCTGGGGTCCATTCCGTCATTGCAGGACGATGACGAGGAGGAGATGGGCGCCTCGCGCACGCAGCTCATGCCGGCGCTCGAGGAAGGGGAGCTGGGCGCGGAGGACGACGGGCAGCGGACGCAGATCTCCAGCATCCCGCGCGTGGAGGAGCCGGTGGCTCGGCCCGCGGTGCCGTCCATCATCCAGCGGCGCCACCGGACGCCGGAGAGTGTGCGGGTGGTTCCGCCAGGGGTGGGTGGGGTGCATGCCTCCATCCAGCAACTGGTGCCGCTGTACACGGCGTACCGGAATGCGTGGCAGGCGCTGCACGCGGCGATGGTGAAACAGGGGGAGGGGCTGGCGGAGAACGAGCGGCCGTCGCTCGTGGGTCAGATTCAGCGGCGCTTGTCCGGGGTGGTGCACGAGCCGCAGTTCGGTGAGTTCGCGCGCTCGCTCGGGGTGTCGGTTCCGCAGAGCTCGGGGGGGACGTCCTCGGGTGTGTCGATGGCGGGGGTGCAGGGAGCGCCGCCTCGGCTGGATGTGATGGCTCGCGAGCTGCTGGGGCAGTTCGTCCGGTCCTATCTGCCTGGGAGCAAGGGGCTGGAGTCGGGGTCGGATATCGACCGGTTCCTGGAGCGGCTGGCGGGGGTGTTGGAGACGTTTGGCCGGGCCTTCGTGGAGCTTCGGCAGGGGCATGACCAGTTCGGCCAGGAGATGGCCGTGGCGATGGTGCGGGACGTGACGCCGCTGTCGAAGAGCAAGAACACGCGCGAGGTGTTGCGCTACTTGCTGGACTGGAAGGCCGCGGACGGTGCGGAGCGGGTGCAGGAGCTGAAGAGTGGATTCGGGGATGTGATGATCCACCAGATTGCACTGCTCAACGGCATGCGCGAGGGCGTGAGGGCCCTGCTTCAGAGGTTGAGCCAGGGCGGGGAGGAAGGGGAGGGCTCGTCCCTGTCGAAGATGTGGCCGTTCGGGGCTTCGAAGCGATTGAAGTGGCTGGAGGAGGAGATTCGTCGGCTCAGCGAGGAGGAGCGAGAGCTGACGAAGGCCTTGTTTGGACAGGAGTTCGCGAAGGCCTACCACGCCATCGTGGGAGACGCGGCGAACAAGGGCAGCGATGGGGAGGTTTCCGTGGTGTCCAAGCGCAGGGAACGGGAGTCATGA
- the tssH gene encoding type VI secretion system ATPase TssH, with the protein MRVEPKTLVRRLTPTATRMLETAVSRASSARCYEIVPEHLLRQLLEDEEGEASLLLRHFQVDRSKVLASVEDGLKSLRTGNSGRPVFSESLFQWFEDAWLVASLEHGVSRLRSGVLMWQWIARSERYTAESYSALDAISVETLKKVFEEVVGRSKEAAEVSSATAAAPSGGGGRGEEALSRFTTSFTEKARTGKIDPIFGRDREIRQVIDVLARRRKNNPIIVGEPGVGKTALVEGLARAIVAGDVPESMRNLEVLGLDLGALQAGAGVRGEFENRLKAVISEVKGSPKPIILFIDEAHTIIGAGGAQGGGDAANLLKPELARGELRTIAATTWAEYKKYFEKDAALERRFQPIKVDEPSEEDAVLMLRGLCPAYAKSHGVTIRDEAVVAAVSLSHRYISGRQLPDKAVDLLDTAAARVKIEQSARPDELVEVESRLAALERELAVRERELAAGHPVPPPEDGPTLEERLAATRDSVATVRARWEQELAAVDVVRRARAELDAAKEGDDTSKLKADVAEARAQLEKLQGESPLIHVDVDPDVVARVVAGWTGVPVGKLRSSSVGAVLTLEQTLRSRVKGQDAALRAVAETIRMSHAGIRNPSTPIGVLLFVGPSGVGKTETALALADTLYGGDRFLTTINMSEFQEKHTVSRLIGSPPGYVGYGEGGVLTEAVRQRPYSVVLLDECEKADLEVMNLFYQVFDKGMLSDGEGRLIDFRNTVVILTSNLATDALMQLYSGPEAPKTETVTETIRPILSRHFKPALLARMSVVPFIPIARDVLKDIAQMKLAALADRLHTSHRVKTEFAPEVTEEFARRCLDNDSGARNVDHLLRSSLMPRLSMELLERLAAGGVPGRLRVGLGASGDWDLSFSDA; encoded by the coding sequence ATGCGCGTTGAACCCAAGACCCTTGTTCGGCGCCTGACGCCCACGGCCACTCGGATGTTGGAGACCGCGGTGTCTCGGGCGAGCAGCGCTCGGTGCTACGAAATCGTCCCCGAGCACCTGCTGCGGCAGTTGCTGGAGGATGAAGAGGGCGAGGCCTCGCTGCTCTTGCGGCACTTCCAGGTGGACCGCTCGAAGGTGCTCGCGTCCGTGGAGGACGGGCTCAAGTCGCTGCGCACGGGCAACTCGGGGCGGCCCGTGTTCTCGGAGAGCCTGTTCCAGTGGTTCGAGGACGCGTGGCTGGTGGCCTCGCTGGAGCACGGCGTGAGCCGGCTGCGCTCGGGCGTGCTGATGTGGCAGTGGATTGCGCGCTCGGAGCGCTACACCGCCGAGTCGTATTCGGCGCTGGATGCCATCTCGGTGGAGACGCTCAAGAAGGTCTTCGAGGAGGTGGTGGGCCGCTCGAAGGAAGCCGCCGAGGTGAGCAGCGCGACGGCGGCGGCGCCCTCCGGCGGTGGAGGCCGAGGCGAGGAGGCGCTGTCGCGGTTCACCACGTCGTTCACGGAGAAGGCGCGCACGGGGAAGATCGACCCCATCTTCGGGAGAGATCGGGAGATTCGTCAGGTCATCGATGTGCTGGCGCGGCGCCGCAAGAACAACCCCATCATCGTGGGCGAGCCGGGCGTGGGGAAGACGGCGCTCGTGGAGGGGTTGGCGCGCGCCATCGTCGCAGGGGATGTGCCGGAGTCCATGCGCAACCTGGAGGTGCTGGGGTTGGACCTGGGCGCGCTCCAGGCGGGTGCGGGCGTCCGCGGCGAGTTCGAGAACCGGCTCAAGGCGGTCATCTCCGAGGTGAAGGGCTCGCCGAAGCCCATCATCCTGTTCATCGACGAGGCGCACACCATCATCGGCGCGGGAGGCGCGCAGGGGGGCGGTGACGCGGCGAACCTGCTCAAGCCGGAGCTGGCGCGTGGCGAGCTGCGGACCATCGCCGCCACCACGTGGGCCGAGTACAAGAAGTACTTCGAGAAGGACGCCGCGCTGGAGCGTCGCTTCCAGCCCATCAAGGTGGACGAGCCTTCCGAAGAGGACGCGGTGCTGATGCTGCGTGGGTTGTGCCCCGCCTATGCGAAGTCGCACGGCGTCACCATCCGCGACGAGGCGGTGGTCGCCGCGGTGTCGCTGTCACACCGTTACATCTCCGGGCGGCAGCTTCCGGACAAGGCGGTGGACCTGCTCGACACGGCGGCGGCGCGGGTGAAGATCGAACAGAGCGCGCGTCCGGACGAGCTGGTGGAGGTGGAGTCTCGTCTGGCGGCGCTGGAGCGGGAGCTGGCGGTGCGTGAGCGGGAGCTCGCCGCGGGGCACCCGGTTCCGCCGCCGGAGGACGGCCCGACGTTGGAGGAGCGGCTGGCGGCGACGCGGGACTCGGTCGCGACGGTGCGCGCCCGGTGGGAGCAGGAGCTGGCCGCGGTGGATGTCGTGCGCCGCGCGCGTGCGGAGCTCGACGCCGCGAAGGAGGGCGACGACACCTCGAAGCTGAAGGCCGACGTCGCCGAGGCGCGCGCCCAGCTGGAGAAGCTCCAGGGCGAGTCTCCGTTGATCCACGTGGACGTGGACCCGGACGTGGTGGCGCGAGTGGTCGCGGGCTGGACGGGCGTGCCGGTGGGCAAGCTGCGCAGCAGCTCCGTGGGCGCGGTGCTCACGCTGGAGCAGACGCTGCGCTCGCGCGTGAAGGGACAGGACGCGGCGCTGCGCGCGGTGGCGGAGACCATCCGCATGTCGCATGCGGGCATCCGCAATCCATCCACGCCCATTGGCGTGTTGCTCTTCGTGGGCCCCAGCGGCGTGGGCAAGACGGAGACGGCGCTGGCGCTGGCGGACACGCTCTATGGCGGGGACCGCTTCCTCACGACCATCAACATGTCGGAGTTCCAGGAGAAGCACACCGTGTCGCGCCTCATCGGCTCCCCGCCGGGCTACGTGGGGTACGGAGAGGGCGGTGTGTTGACGGAGGCCGTGCGCCAGCGGCCGTACTCGGTTGTGCTGCTGGACGAGTGCGAGAAGGCGGACCTGGAGGTGATGAACCTCTTCTACCAGGTGTTCGACAAGGGCATGTTGTCCGACGGTGAGGGGCGCCTCATCGACTTCCGCAACACGGTGGTCATCCTCACGAGCAACCTGGCCACGGATGCGCTGATGCAGCTGTACTCGGGCCCGGAGGCGCCCAAGACGGAGACGGTGACCGAGACGATTCGCCCCATCCTCAGCCGGCACTTCAAGCCGGCGCTGCTGGCGCGCATGTCGGTGGTGCCGTTCATTCCAATTGCACGCGATGTGTTGAAGGACATCGCACAGATGAAGCTGGCCGCGCTGGCGGACCGGCTGCACACGTCGCACCGGGTCAAGACGGAGTTCGCTCCGGAGGTCACCGAGGAGTTCGCGCGGCGGTGCCTGGACAACGACTCGGGGGCTCGCAACGTGGACCACCTGCTGCGCTCCTCGCTGATGCCGCGTCTGTCCATGGAGCTGCTGGAGCGCCTGGCGGCGGGAGGGGTGCCCGGGCGCCTGCGCGTGGGTCTGGGTGCGAGCGGGGACTGGGACCTGTCATTCTCGGACGCCTAG
- the tssG gene encoding type VI secretion system baseplate subunit TssG has product MVSPERPTDDLLKAVESLSARPGQLSFRPLVALLERLTSSAVPVGGTGPALDERIRFRHDPSLTFSASDVSRVRVISQPDANGGSAEVIEVVSTFLGLTGSVSPLPDYILEEIAQEDPDSARRRDFLDLFHHRLLSLLYRALVRYSLAAETTRGGSDAWSQRALALGGLDTYERPYSGALSPAQLLRLMPLLSARARTAGVLELALTDVLSPVLGEATVSLRQFSGAWVDIEADNRMRLGRSNSNLSRSMLLGARVFDRSGGFSIHISPLEGDVYRRLLPEGDLSPVVREVVDLFVRDPLDCSLVLGVREVELPRFRLSREGSFRLGQDCYLGQRRSDTRLRTRTVPLASAPKRAEPEPLSPP; this is encoded by the coding sequence GTGGTCTCCCCGGAACGGCCGACAGACGATTTGCTGAAGGCCGTCGAGTCGCTGAGCGCCCGGCCGGGGCAGCTGTCGTTCAGGCCGCTGGTGGCGCTGCTCGAGCGGCTGACGTCATCGGCGGTGCCCGTGGGTGGGACGGGGCCCGCGCTGGACGAGCGCATCCGCTTCCGGCACGACCCGTCGCTCACGTTCAGCGCGAGCGACGTGAGCCGCGTCCGCGTCATCTCCCAGCCGGACGCGAACGGCGGGTCGGCGGAAGTCATCGAGGTGGTCTCCACGTTCCTGGGGCTCACGGGCTCGGTGTCGCCGCTGCCGGACTACATCCTGGAGGAGATTGCGCAGGAGGACCCGGACAGCGCGCGTCGGCGTGACTTCCTGGACCTCTTCCACCACCGCCTGCTCTCGCTGCTGTACCGCGCGCTGGTGCGCTACTCGCTGGCGGCGGAGACCACGCGCGGGGGGAGTGATGCCTGGTCGCAGCGGGCGCTCGCGCTGGGGGGGCTGGACACGTATGAGCGCCCCTATTCGGGCGCGCTGTCACCCGCGCAGCTGCTGCGCCTGATGCCGCTGTTGTCCGCGAGGGCGCGGACGGCGGGGGTCCTCGAGCTTGCGCTGACGGACGTGTTGTCGCCGGTGTTGGGCGAGGCGACGGTGTCGCTGCGGCAGTTCTCTGGCGCCTGGGTGGATATCGAGGCCGACAATCGGATGCGGCTGGGCCGCTCGAACTCGAACCTGAGCCGCTCGATGCTCCTGGGGGCTCGGGTGTTTGATCGCTCGGGCGGGTTCAGCATCCACATCTCCCCGTTGGAGGGGGATGTCTACCGGCGCCTGCTTCCGGAGGGAGACTTGTCGCCGGTGGTGCGCGAGGTGGTGGACCTCTTCGTGAGAGATCCGCTCGACTGTTCGCTGGTGCTGGGCGTGCGCGAGGTGGAGCTGCCGAGGTTCCGTCTGTCGCGCGAAGGGTCCTTCCGGCTCGGGCAGGACTGCTATCTGGGGCAGCGCAGGAGCGACACCCGCCTGCGCACGCGCACCGTGCCGCTCGCATCCGCCCCGAAGCGGGCCGAGCCCGAGCCCCTCTCGCCGCCGTGA
- the tssF gene encoding type VI secretion system baseplate subunit TssF, producing MFSKYYQSELTYLREMGRAFGTVNPALAGLLVERGGDPDVERLLEGFAFLTARVRERIDDSVPEVVHGLTELLLPHYLRVIPACSVVEFTPHARLLRGRSRIPEGAEVGTKPVDGTVCTFRTTRAVDLLPLTLGETTLDQSSPASPVLRVQLQVVEQARAEIFQEEGLSLFLSAELPVASMLMVWLLRHCKGVVLRNPVEGESVRLGPDCIRASGFAPDNRLLPWPSLAPEGYRLLQEYFTLPQKFLFVDVKGLQAASELTGQKLELLFEFDRPPALPGRIPKDVFRLHCAPVVNLFSASADPVRTSALGHEHLVRAAGLEPAHMEVYSVDSVTGLQTGRTERQQYRPFFDFAHAATDSGRFYRLHRGASPLDDGMDVSLSLGSPRDATPSLADETLSIDLTCTNRSLPSRLQVGDLSVPTAASPTTARFRNIVAVTRPARPPVGSELHWRLLSHLSLNQRSLLEPGALQSLLALYNFQATADQSTARANQLRVESLRAVQAQPITRFFQGAPVRGVQVTADLEEAGFTGPGDAFLFGCVLDELFASHVSLNSFSEFVLRLQPSRLEYRWSPRNGRQTIC from the coding sequence GTGTTCAGCAAGTACTACCAGAGCGAGTTGACGTACCTCCGGGAGATGGGCCGCGCGTTCGGCACCGTCAATCCCGCGCTCGCCGGGCTCCTGGTGGAGCGCGGTGGTGACCCCGACGTGGAGCGGTTGCTGGAGGGCTTCGCCTTCCTCACGGCCCGCGTCCGCGAGCGCATCGACGACTCCGTGCCGGAGGTGGTGCACGGCCTGACGGAGCTGCTCCTCCCGCACTATCTCCGGGTGATTCCGGCCTGCTCGGTGGTGGAGTTCACGCCGCACGCGCGCCTGTTGCGGGGCCGCTCGCGCATCCCCGAGGGCGCGGAGGTGGGCACCAAGCCGGTGGACGGCACGGTGTGCACGTTCCGCACGACGCGCGCGGTGGACCTGCTGCCGCTGACCTTGGGCGAGACGACGCTGGACCAGTCGTCGCCCGCGTCGCCGGTATTGCGCGTGCAACTCCAGGTGGTGGAGCAGGCGCGGGCGGAGATCTTCCAGGAGGAAGGACTCTCGCTGTTCCTCAGCGCCGAGCTGCCAGTGGCCTCGATGCTGATGGTGTGGCTCTTGCGCCACTGCAAGGGCGTGGTGCTGCGCAACCCGGTGGAGGGCGAGAGCGTGAGGCTGGGGCCGGACTGCATCCGCGCCTCGGGCTTCGCTCCCGACAACCGGCTGTTGCCCTGGCCCTCGCTGGCTCCGGAGGGCTACCGGCTCTTGCAGGAGTACTTCACGCTGCCGCAGAAGTTCCTCTTCGTCGATGTGAAGGGGTTGCAGGCGGCCTCGGAGCTCACGGGACAGAAGCTGGAGCTCCTCTTCGAGTTTGATCGTCCCCCCGCGCTCCCCGGGCGCATCCCCAAGGACGTCTTCCGGCTGCACTGCGCGCCGGTGGTGAACCTCTTCAGCGCCTCGGCGGACCCGGTGCGCACGAGTGCGCTGGGGCACGAGCACCTGGTGCGGGCCGCGGGCCTGGAGCCGGCACACATGGAGGTGTACTCGGTGGATTCGGTCACCGGGCTCCAGACGGGCAGGACGGAGCGGCAGCAGTACCGGCCCTTCTTCGACTTCGCTCATGCGGCGACGGACAGTGGTCGCTTCTATCGGCTGCACCGAGGGGCGTCGCCGCTGGACGACGGGATGGACGTGTCGTTGTCGCTGGGCAGCCCCCGCGACGCCACGCCTTCGCTGGCGGACGAGACGCTCTCCATCGACCTCACGTGCACCAACCGCTCGCTGCCGTCGCGCTTGCAGGTGGGGGACTTGAGTGTGCCGACCGCCGCGTCGCCCACCACCGCGCGCTTCCGCAACATCGTCGCGGTGACGCGTCCCGCGCGCCCGCCCGTGGGCTCCGAGCTGCATTGGCGGCTCTTGTCGCATCTGAGCCTCAACCAGCGTTCGCTGCTGGAGCCAGGGGCTCTCCAGTCGTTGCTGGCGCTCTACAACTTCCAGGCGACCGCGGACCAATCCACGGCGCGCGCCAACCAGCTCCGGGTGGAGTCGCTGCGAGCCGTCCAGGCGCAGCCCATCACGCGCTTCTTCCAAGGCGCGCCCGTGCGCGGCGTGCAGGTGACGGCGGACCTGGAGGAGGCGGGCTTCACGGGGCCGGGGGACGCGTTCCTCTTCGGCTGTGTCCTGGACGAGCTGTTCGCCTCGCACGTGAGCCTCAACTCCTTCAGCGAGTTCGTGCTGCGCCTTCAACCCTCTCGACTGGAGTACCGGTGGTCTCCCCGGAACGGCCGACAGACGATTTGCTGA
- the tssE gene encoding type VI secretion system baseplate subunit TssE yields MTGRGLLSRIDAGKGSSERDVDMTESIVEHLRVLLNTRKGGSATVPGFGIVDFTDFVHTFPSAIQTLQSAIRATVLEFEPRICNISVRHLPDADPLVLRFEITAQPAGRGVRGMLRFRTQMSPGGKIEVW; encoded by the coding sequence GTGACGGGACGTGGTCTGCTGTCTCGAATCGATGCGGGGAAGGGCTCGAGCGAGCGCGACGTGGACATGACCGAGTCCATCGTCGAGCACCTGCGCGTGCTGCTCAACACGCGCAAGGGTGGGTCCGCCACGGTGCCGGGGTTTGGCATCGTGGACTTCACGGACTTCGTCCACACCTTCCCCTCGGCCATCCAGACGCTCCAGTCCGCCATTCGCGCGACGGTGCTCGAGTTCGAGCCGCGCATCTGCAACATCAGCGTGCGCCACCTCCCGGACGCGGACCCGCTGGTGCTGCGCTTTGAAATCACCGCTCAGCCCGCGGGCCGTGGGGTGAGGGGAATGCTTCGCTTCCGGACGCAGATGTCGCCGGGAGGCAAGATCGAGGTCTGGTGA
- the tssD gene encoding type VI secretion system tube protein TssD yields MAETVHLFLKSNASDVKGESTQTSLGREGSIECLSFEQSIITAREAGSGMATGRRQYEPLRIVKRIDKSSPLLAKALTKNEVIDGVFKFFRPNPTGDGTTEQFYTVEIKKGRVASLKQLVPDTFIPATSQQPPLEEVTFVFHTISWTYTNGGVTHEDSWDQNQ; encoded by the coding sequence ATGGCCGAGACAGTACATCTGTTCCTCAAGTCGAACGCGTCGGACGTCAAGGGTGAGAGCACGCAGACGAGCCTCGGGCGCGAGGGCTCCATCGAGTGCCTGTCCTTCGAGCAGTCCATCATCACCGCGCGCGAGGCCGGCAGCGGAATGGCCACCGGCCGTCGCCAGTACGAGCCGCTGCGCATCGTCAAGCGCATCGACAAGTCCTCGCCGCTCCTGGCGAAGGCGCTGACGAAGAACGAAGTCATCGATGGCGTCTTCAAGTTCTTCCGCCCGAACCCGACGGGCGACGGAACGACGGAGCAGTTCTACACGGTGGAGATCAAGAAGGGCCGGGTTGCCAGCCTCAAGCAGCTCGTTCCGGACACCTTCATCCCCGCGACGTCTCAGCAGCCTCCCCTCGAGGAGGTGACGTTCGTGTTCCACACCATCAGTTGGACGTACACCAACGGTGGTGTCACGCACGAGGACAGCTGGGACCAGAACCAGTAA
- the tssC gene encoding type VI secretion system contractile sheath large subunit, whose protein sequence is MSTEAKQLAVPEAADAAPSLLDEILSETKMKPSDDGYDVARRGVQAFIAQMLAPGRSAERVDKALVDAMIAEVDQRLSSQVNEILHHPQLQSLESSWRSLKFLIERTDFRENTRVEVLNASKQDLITDFEDAPEVVKSGLYRTVYSNEYGVFGGKPYGLVVGNFDVGPGPEDLSLLSKIASVAAMSHTPFVANASPEFFGQQESFLGLPALKDLKSLFEGPQYARWHSFRESEDARYVGLCMPRFLLRLPYSEKTVPVKSFNFTEDVVGHHERYLWGYASTAFASRVTDSFAKFRWCPNIIGPQAGGAVENLPLHQYEAMGEIQTKIPTEVLLTERREFELSEEGFIGLVFRKDTDNAAFFSANSAQKPKFFGNTPEGKAAETNYRLGTQLPYMFIMSRLAHYVKVLQREQIGSWKERSDLERELNQWINQYVADMDEPAPSVRSRRPLRTARIKVEDVEGQPGWYRCNLQVRPHFKYMGAAFTLSLVGKLDKE, encoded by the coding sequence ATGAGCACTGAAGCCAAGCAACTCGCGGTGCCCGAGGCGGCCGACGCCGCCCCGTCGCTCCTGGACGAAATCCTCTCCGAAACCAAGATGAAGCCGAGCGACGACGGCTATGACGTCGCTCGCCGAGGGGTGCAGGCCTTCATCGCGCAGATGCTGGCACCGGGTCGTTCCGCGGAGCGCGTGGACAAGGCCTTGGTGGACGCGATGATCGCGGAGGTGGACCAGCGCCTCAGCTCGCAGGTCAATGAAATCCTCCACCACCCGCAGCTCCAGTCCCTGGAGTCCTCGTGGCGCTCGCTCAAGTTCCTGATTGAGCGCACGGACTTCCGCGAGAACACCCGCGTGGAGGTGCTCAACGCCTCCAAGCAGGACCTCATCACGGACTTCGAGGATGCCCCCGAGGTCGTGAAGTCGGGCCTGTACCGCACCGTCTACTCCAACGAGTACGGCGTCTTCGGCGGCAAGCCCTACGGCCTCGTTGTGGGCAACTTCGACGTCGGCCCGGGCCCCGAGGACCTGTCGCTGCTGAGCAAGATCGCCTCGGTGGCGGCCATGTCCCATACGCCGTTCGTGGCCAATGCCTCGCCGGAGTTCTTCGGCCAGCAGGAGTCCTTCCTGGGACTGCCGGCCCTCAAGGACCTCAAGTCCCTCTTCGAGGGTCCTCAGTACGCGCGCTGGCACTCGTTCCGCGAGAGCGAGGACGCGCGCTACGTCGGCCTGTGCATGCCTCGCTTCCTCCTGCGCCTGCCGTACAGCGAGAAGACGGTGCCGGTGAAGTCGTTCAACTTCACCGAGGACGTCGTCGGCCACCACGAGCGCTACCTGTGGGGCTATGCGTCCACGGCGTTCGCCAGCCGGGTGACGGACTCGTTCGCCAAGTTCCGCTGGTGCCCGAACATCATCGGCCCGCAGGCGGGTGGCGCGGTGGAGAACCTGCCGCTGCACCAGTACGAGGCCATGGGGGAGATCCAGACGAAGATCCCCACCGAGGTGCTCCTCACCGAGCGCCGCGAGTTCGAGCTGTCCGAGGAGGGCTTCATCGGCCTGGTGTTCCGCAAGGACACGGACAACGCGGCCTTCTTCTCCGCCAACTCGGCGCAGAAGCCCAAGTTCTTCGGCAACACGCCGGAGGGCAAGGCGGCCGAGACGAACTACCGGCTGGGCACCCAGCTTCCGTACATGTTCATCATGTCCCGCCTGGCGCACTACGTGAAGGTGCTCCAGCGCGAGCAGATTGGAAGCTGGAAGGAGCGCTCGGACCTGGAGCGCGAGCTGAACCAGTGGATCAACCAGTACGTCGCGGACATGGACGAGCCGGCGCCCAGCGTGCGCTCGCGCCGTCCGCTCCGCACCGCCCGCATCAAGGTGGAGGACGTGGAGGGGCAGCCCGGCTGGTACCGCTGCAACCTCCAGGTGCGCCCTCACTTCAAGTACATGGGCGCCGCTTTCACACTCTCGCTCGTTGGCAAGCTGGACAAGGAATGA
- the tssB gene encoding type VI secretion system contractile sheath small subunit produces the protein MSKEGSVAPKERVNIVYKSDTGNAQSEVELPLKVLVVGDFTGRQDERPVEERAPINIDKNNFNEVMAKQGLSLDASVPNKLSDDPDASMSVALKFQNLSDFTPEGIVNQVPELRQLLELRAALNALKGPLGNVPAFRKKIQTLLGDSEGRQKLMAELGLDKKAD, from the coding sequence GTGAGCAAGGAAGGTTCTGTGGCGCCCAAGGAGCGCGTCAACATTGTCTATAAGTCGGACACTGGAAACGCGCAGTCGGAAGTCGAGCTGCCCCTCAAGGTTCTCGTGGTGGGAGACTTCACGGGCCGCCAGGACGAGCGTCCCGTCGAGGAGCGGGCGCCCATCAACATCGACAAGAACAACTTCAATGAAGTGATGGCCAAGCAGGGGCTGTCGTTGGACGCCAGCGTCCCCAACAAGCTCTCCGACGACCCGGACGCGAGCATGTCCGTGGCGCTGAAGTTCCAGAACCTGTCGGACTTCACCCCGGAGGGCATTGTCAACCAGGTTCCGGAGCTGCGTCAGCTCCTGGAGCTGCGCGCGGCGCTCAACGCCCTCAAGGGCCCCCTGGGCAACGTGCCGGCCTTCCGCAAGAAGATCCAGACGTTGCTCGGCGACTCCGAGGGACGTCAGAAGCTCATGGCGGAATTGGGGCTGGACAAGAAAGCCGACTAG